In Spirobacillus cienkowskii, a genomic segment contains:
- a CDS encoding HAD-IIIA family hydrolase, whose product MKQAVILAGGKGSRIWKIADGLPKALMLINGKPLIHYQIELLKKYGITEIIVLTGFLAEKIESNIKDGAHMAVSVIYKTEAEPLGTAGSLLSAYELLDHTFLVLYSDVFLSVNLKYFIDFHIEKNADVSIFVHPNSHPHDSDILEVDDDNKVTNIHSYPRSEKMVLPNLVNAALYIVKKHSLEKFIQPIYKSDICKDLFPKFLFNNIKLFAYNSPEYIKDMGTPERYKQVEEDIKYCLHLNKSFSLKNSAIFLDRDGTLNEHKGHIINQDQLTLIPNVPSAIKKINKSKYLAILATNQPVIAKGMCSEEELKKIHWKLETLLGKEGAYLDRIYFCPHHPDKGFKGEIAEYKIRCNCRKPETGMLEKAVKDLNIEKNKSWFIGDTTVDIECAKRMKIKSVLVRTGEKGEDYRFPAKADFEFYSLDEAVNFIVNDYEIINERLLPIIQDFNQSCVILIGGQSRSGKSTIASLIKNLLLENNKESSIINLDNWLISEQDRNLSEGLYGRYNFEEIKNIIDKIVNRSSDIVIEAPIYNRSHSSIVKDMTQKIEVKKNDIVIFEGIIALMLKDDFKNSEFKIYIDTPEESRKERIKKEYLLRGRTEKQFLDIYSQRIIDEYVIIEKYKNVADKIITLGDHLNYDYCKNST is encoded by the coding sequence ATGAAGCAAGCTGTAATTTTAGCTGGAGGAAAAGGAAGTCGGATTTGGAAAATTGCTGATGGTTTACCAAAAGCTTTAATGCTAATTAACGGCAAACCATTGATCCATTATCAAATAGAATTGTTAAAAAAATATGGTATCACAGAAATAATTGTTTTAACAGGTTTTTTAGCAGAAAAAATTGAGAGTAATATTAAAGATGGCGCACATATGGCAGTATCTGTTATTTACAAAACAGAAGCAGAGCCTCTTGGTACAGCAGGGTCTCTACTTTCTGCTTATGAGTTACTTGATCATACGTTTCTTGTACTTTACTCGGATGTTTTTTTATCTGTAAATTTAAAATATTTCATTGATTTTCATATAGAAAAAAATGCTGATGTTTCAATTTTTGTGCATCCTAATTCTCACCCTCATGATTCTGATATTCTAGAAGTTGATGATGATAACAAAGTTACTAATATTCACTCTTATCCTCGTTCAGAAAAAATGGTTTTGCCAAATCTTGTTAACGCAGCTTTATATATTGTGAAAAAGCATTCTTTAGAAAAATTTATTCAACCCATTTATAAATCAGATATTTGTAAAGATTTATTTCCAAAATTTTTATTCAACAATATAAAATTATTTGCATATAACAGTCCAGAATATATAAAAGACATGGGCACTCCAGAGAGATACAAACAGGTTGAAGAAGATATTAAATATTGTTTGCATTTAAATAAATCTTTTAGTTTAAAGAATTCTGCTATTTTTTTAGATAGAGATGGTACATTAAACGAACATAAAGGTCATATTATAAATCAAGATCAATTAACGTTAATTCCTAATGTGCCTAGTGCGATCAAGAAAATTAATAAATCAAAGTATTTAGCTATTCTTGCAACGAATCAGCCCGTTATCGCAAAGGGAATGTGTTCTGAAGAAGAATTAAAAAAAATACATTGGAAGCTTGAAACTTTACTGGGCAAAGAAGGTGCTTATTTAGATAGAATTTATTTTTGTCCGCATCATCCTGATAAAGGCTTTAAAGGCGAGATTGCTGAGTACAAGATAAGATGTAATTGTCGAAAACCAGAAACAGGAATGTTAGAAAAAGCTGTAAAAGACCTTAATATTGAAAAAAATAAATCTTGGTTTATTGGAGACACAACAGTTGATATTGAATGTGCTAAAAGAATGAAAATAAAGTCAGTCTTAGTGCGTACAGGAGAAAAGGGCGAAGATTACCGTTTTCCAGCTAAAGCTGATTTTGAGTTTTATAGTTTAGACGAAGCTGTAAATTTTATTGTTAATGATTATGAAATTATTAATGAAAGATTATTGCCAATTATTCAAGATTTTAATCAATCATGTGTGATATTAATTGGTGGTCAATCTCGCTCAGGAAAATCAACTATTGCTTCTCTGATTAAAAATTTATTATTAGAAAATAATAAAGAATCTAGTATAATTAATCTTGATAATTGGTTAATTAGCGAACAGGACAGAAATTTATCTGAAGGATTATATGGAAGATATAATTTTGAAGAAATTAAAAATATAATTGATAAAATTGTTAATCGTTCTTCGGATATTGTTATTGAAGCACCAATATATAATAGATCCCACTCTTCAATTGTAAAAGATATGACACAAAAAATTGAAGTTAAGAAAAATGATATTGTAATTTTTGAAGGTATAATTGCTTTAATGTTAAAAGATGATTTTAAAAATTCTGAATTTAAAATTTATATTGATACTCCTGAAGAATCTAGAAAGGAGAGAATAAAAAAAGAATACTTGCTTAGAGGTAGAACTGAAAAACAGTTTTTAGATATTTATTCTCAAAGAATTATAGATGAGTATGTAATTATTGAAAAGTATAAAAATGTAGCGGACAAAATAATAACTTTAGGAGATCATCTAAATTATGATTATTGCAAGAACTCCACTTAG
- a CDS encoding NAD-dependent epimerase/dehydratase family protein has translation MLNNIYKDKYVIITGVAGFIGSHLAERLLELGTKVIGIDNYSLGSKKNISHLLAKENFEFFKLDLITECDEFLKCLDSKEILEVWHLAANSDISSGVTNPEIDLRNTFLTTHNILKICNKKNIKNFIFASSSAIYGDKGDLLISEDIGPLFPISNYGAMKLASEAIISAAVESFLEKSWIFRFPNVVGSRATHGIIYDFLNKLKLNPSVLNVLGDGFQCKQYLHVSELINAMLFARSKALNNLNYFNLGVSDSSTKVKEIANLLLKCLNSDAKIIYGQEKKGWVGDVPKFSFSTKKINDLGWFPCLTSNQAVEKAIKEIICEIG, from the coding sequence ATGTTAAATAATATTTATAAAGATAAATATGTAATAATTACAGGGGTTGCGGGGTTTATTGGAAGTCATCTTGCAGAAAGATTGTTAGAATTAGGAACTAAAGTTATTGGTATCGATAATTATTCTTTAGGTAGCAAAAAGAATATTTCTCATTTGTTGGCTAAGGAAAACTTCGAATTTTTTAAATTAGATTTAATAACTGAGTGTGATGAATTTTTAAAATGTTTAGATAGTAAAGAAATTTTAGAAGTATGGCATTTAGCTGCTAATTCAGATATTTCAAGCGGTGTTACAAATCCTGAAATAGATTTAAGAAATACTTTTCTAACAACTCATAATATTTTAAAAATTTGTAATAAAAAAAATATTAAAAACTTTATATTTGCTTCAAGTTCTGCCATTTATGGAGATAAAGGAGATTTGTTAATTTCTGAAGATATCGGCCCGCTTTTTCCAATTTCAAACTACGGAGCTATGAAACTTGCATCTGAAGCAATTATTTCAGCTGCGGTAGAAAGTTTTTTAGAAAAATCATGGATTTTTAGGTTTCCAAATGTTGTAGGATCCAGAGCTACGCATGGTATAATTTATGATTTTTTAAATAAATTGAAATTAAACCCAAGTGTATTAAATGTATTGGGTGACGGCTTTCAGTGTAAACAATACTTGCATGTATCAGAGCTTATTAACGCAATGCTTTTTGCACGTTCAAAGGCTTTAAATAATTTAAATTATTTTAATTTAGGTGTTTCAGATTCTTCAACAAAGGTTAAAGAAATTGCAAATTTATTATTGAAATGTCTAAATTCTGATGCAAAAATAATATATGGTCAAGAAAAAAAAGGTTGGGTAGGAGATGTGCCAAAATTTAGTTTTTCTACAAAGAAAATAAATGATTTAGGATGGTTTCCTTGTTTGACTTCTAATCAAGCTGTTGAAAAAGCAATTAAAGAAATTATTTGTGAAATAGGATAA